The window aacgattcggttggccgttttatgtcaaatcaaatcaaattttatttgtcacatacacatggttaacagatgttaatgcgagtgtagcaaaatgcttgtgcttctagttccgacaatccagtaataaccaacaagtaatctaacctaacaattccacaactactaccttatacacacaagtgtaacgggataaagaatatgtacataaagatatgtgaatgagtgatggtacagaacggcataggcaagatgcagtagatggtatagagtacagtatatacatatgagattagtaatgtagtgtatgtaaacataaagtggcatagtttaaagtggctagtgatacatgtattacataaagatggcaagatgcagtagatgatatagagtacagtatatacatatacatatgagatgagtaatgtagggtatgtaaacattatattaagtggcattgtttaaagtggctagtgatacatgtattacataaagatggcaagatgcagtagatgatatagagtacagtatatacatatacacatgagatgagtaatgtagggtatgtaaacattatattaagtggcattgtttaaagtggctagtgatacatgtattacataaagatggcaagatgcagtagatgatatagagtacagtatatacatatacacatgagatgagtaatgtagggtatgtaaacattatattaagtggcattgtttaaagtggctagtggtacatttttacataatttccatcaattcccattattaaagtggctggagttgagtcagtatgttggcagaggccactaaatgttagtggtggctgtttaacagtctgatggccttgagatagaagctgtttttcagtctctgtcccagctttgatgcacctgtactgacctcgccttctggatgatagcgggatgtacaggcagtggcttgggtggttgttgtccttgatgatctttatggccttcctgtgacatcgggtggtgtaggtgtcctagagggcaggtagtttgaccccggtgatgcgttgtgcagacctcactaccctctggagagtgtggattaattgtcggagtagaggtccttgtgcatttcaggttaaataacaactcaatgtttatatccgagaacaaattagctagcaacagcaagctagctaaataggacaaattaacgttagctagcaagtgcaagctaactagctaaattgccatacatgtttaatgctttttgacctgtccccaaattaatgtaattggttcagagtttgttttgatattttaacctgcgtgtcgtgatcgcgtttggtgtgggggggggcaaaataaatttatgcacgatagcgcatgATGGCGCATGCAcgtagccggtttgggttccgtgttattctctgcagcagaggtaactctgcatcttcctttcctgtggcggtcctcatgagagccagtttcatcatagcgcttgatggcttttgcgactgtacttgaagaaacgttcaaagttcttgaaatgttccgcattgactgaccttcatgtcttaaagtaacgatggactgtcgtttctctttgcttagttGAGCTTTAACcaagtagggctatcttctgtataccacccctaccttgtcacaacacaactgattggctcaaattaacttttaataacaAGGCATATGTTCATGTGAATGTTTTTATGTGCCAGTGTCTATGGTAACATTAGTGTATTCATGTGTGGGTACATCATCGTGTGTGCACTGTACAGTATGTCCAGATCTTTGGTACGCCAGACTCAATGAAATGCTCAAAACTAGTAACTGAAAGAAAACAACTGCTACTGGTATTTGAACTGGGTCTGTACGTAGGGCTTtctatatctgtgtgtgttgtggctCAATGACTGAGGCCTCTCCCTCCttgctctccttccctgttctccctccttgTTCTCCCTCCCGGCTCTCCTTCCCTGCTCTCCCTTCCTGCTCTACTTCCCTGCTGTCCCTacatcctcccctctcctcctcccctgctctcattccctgctctccctccctgtttTCCCTCCCTGTTTTCCATCCCTGTTCTCcttccctgctctccctccctgttctccttccctgttctccttccctgctctccctccctgttctccttccctgctctccctccctgttctccttccctgttctccttccctgctctccctccctgttctccttccctgctctccctccctgttctctctccctgttctccttccctgctctctctccctgttctccttccctgctctctctccctgttctccttccgtgctctctctccctgttatctctccctgttctccttccctgctctctctccctcctctccaggccTATAAGGAGCAGGAGCTGTTGCGCCTGGTCTACTTTGGTGGTGTTGACCCTTCACTGCGTAAGGAGGTGTGGCCCTTCCTCCTGGGCCACTATCAGTTTGGCATGTCTGAGGCTGACAGGAAAGAGGTTGGTGTCACCCTTGCCATCGGAGGTCACCACCAAACCCCTTGATCTCCGAACCCTGACCCTTGCCCTGTGACACTGTGCAGGTGGATGAGCAGGTGCGGGCGTGCTACGAGCAGACCATGAGCGAGTGGCTGGGCTGCGAGGCCATTGTGCGGCAGCGGGAGAAGGAGCAGCATGCTGCGGCACTGGCTAAATGTTCGTCCATCTCAGCCAGTGTGGATAATCCAAGCACTGTGCAGAGGATGATGCACCGTGACTCCAGCGTCAGCAatgaggtgacacacacacacacgcccgccTGCCCATGCGCAcacatttttaaatgttatttaaattttatttcacctttatttaaccaggtaggccagttgagaacaatttctcatttacaactgcgacctggccaagataaagcaaatcagtgcgacaaaaacaacaacacagggtCTGTACATAGTCTTGTGCCACACAGGATACCTGGGAGACCAACATGTTGTCTTGACCAACATGTTAGCTCTCCATCGCCTTAATAATATGAAACTACAAAGCATATTGTGTAATGTTCATTTGAAGCACCAATAATACACTGCCTTTACAACAGTTACATATCATTACATACAGGCCTACAGAATGACTTGTCCACATGAGTGTTTTGTATGGATAGTGTTGTTCCAGGGTTTTATTGACCTGTTTTCTCCCCTGCCTGTTCTCTGGTACTACTCATGCCAGTCCTCCCAGAGCTGCtgctcagacagacagagcctgGCTCGCTTGCAGAGTGACTCTGACAGCAGTACCCAGGTACCCATTTAGACAGAGATCCTCTTAAATACATAAAATGTTAAATGCATTCCATATGTAATTCTATGCCCCTCTACACATAATTAACAGTAATGAATTATTTATAATTGATGAACAATAAGAATAataacacacacagagttgaATATACACTCACTTGTATACACAAAGGCTACTTAGTCTCACAGGACTGAAAAGAGAACTATAGAACAATATCCTGAGCTTACCCATGGTGTACAACTTTATTTTGGTCCACCAGTCACTATTCTAGTGGAAATATGTTGTATTTTGGCTTCAAGTTCAAAATCGAAGATCACCTCCGAAAGCTAAAAATAGTTCCATGACAGTTTTCTTAATATTCATACCAATAACACCTTTCATATTACAACTGTGCGATTCCTATTGTTCCAAAACTATGGAATTACCTTAGTCTTTTACAGTCTTTAGCTTTTTTGAACCAATATTCCTCAACCCCACACTCTTTCTCCTGCTAGTTCTTCACATCCTCCCATCCCTTCCCTTGGATTAGCCTGCTTCCCTTTGGCTTGTTCTTTCAGGTGTTTGAGTCTGTGGAGGAAGTGGAACAGATCGAGACAGAGCCCAAGAGCGAGGAGGCCAAGCCGGTTCCCAAGATCCCCAATGGAGGAGGCCTGCCCAACGTGGCCAGCTCCCCAGACTCGGGGCATCCCTCCTCTCGCAACTTCTCTGTCACCTCGTGCATGTCGGACCACTCTCTGAGCACAGAGGACAGCACTGTGCCTGACACCAACCCCAAAACCACCATCAGTACTCCTCCACAGCTGGCCCCAGGCCAACAGATCCCAGTCAAAGCCCATCAGGAAGTGTTGGAAGCAGATGACCCAAATTTCCAACCCCTGGCCCTGCAGGATGAGAAGGACCTCCAGGCCAAGGACTTGCCAGATAAGGAGGAAAAAGAGAAGGAAGAGAGTGTGACTGAAGTGGCCCAAGATACTGAGGACATCAAGACAGAAGATCCAGAGGTAAAAATGGGAAAAAATCCAGAGACAGCGGAGGACAGGGCAGCAGACCCAGCTGAGCTAGAGAGCCTGAAAATAGAAGGGAAGACTTCCATGACTCTATCTAATGAGAAAGATGAGGTAAGGACCTCTGAAAAGGAAGACAGCAAGTTACCAGAAGCAGAAGTGGATGCTGTAAAAGAAACAGTGGAGTCCAAAACAAGGGAGGCTAAAGAGCCTGATGCAGAAGTGATGAAAATGTTGGATGGAGAGCCAACCATGCAAGTACACACAGAGGAGATGCAGTCAATGGaacctggggagacaggagaAACAAAGGAGAACAAAGGACCAGAACCAGAGTCTGTAGATCCAGAAGAGAATAAGACATCCCAAGCAAACCATAGAGAGCCAAAGGGGGAGAATACATTGATATCAACGGTGACTGCAGAAGCAATGGAAGACACAGCATCAGAAATGGATGATGAAAGAACTTCAGACACAGGGTCTGGAGAAACAAAGAGTGCTGAAACAACGGAAGTAAAGGAAGCCAACGCAACAAATGTAGAAAAGACAGAAACTGAGAAGGAAGTAGAAGCCAATCAGACTTTTAAATCTGAAGAGGTAGTTGAAACAAAGGTGTataagacagtgtcaccagaagaGGTTGCAGAGGCAAAAGTGGAGGAGATAAAAGAATCAGAGGAAGTGggaaaaagagaggagaagaccatACTATCTGAGGCCAAGCTGCCAGAGTCAAAGAAGAATAAAAGCCCTGTTGCAGAGACCAGGGTGGGAAGAGCAATGGATAGCACCACCAAGCTCGAAGAGGCTCTGGCCACCACAGAATCTGACGAGTCCCCTTCTGGCATTGAGATGGAGGAGATTTCCTCAGCTAAATTCTCCATGGCCCTACCGTGGGACAGGAAGTTCCTGTGTGAAAGCTCCGGGATCGGGGCTGCTCTCTCTGAGGGCTCAGTTCACCATCTGGAGCTCCGTTTGGAGGAGAATGAGAAGTGCAAGCCCAGCCCTGAGGGCACAGAGTCCATCATGTCTGAGGAGCCTGAGATGGAGAGCCTCTTCCCTAAATTTGAATTCCTGACCTTGGGAGGAGAGCTGAAAATCTCTCCAGTGCCATCCATCGGAACCACCTACTCTGTAGGCACTTGGCATTTCATTTTTTTGAATAAAAGTTTGGAATAATCGAGATGTATTTAGGTGTTTGGTTATTCTTTAACATTTGTGTGGTGGTTTTGCACCTTTGTTGTAGCAAGAGCTTTTGGACATGTACACGATCAACCTGCATCGCATTGAGAAGGATGTCCAACGGTGTGACAGAAACTACTGGTACTTTACCCCTGCCAACCTGGAGAAACTGCGCAACATCATGTGcaggtaaaataaaaacaatgcCATTCATGATTCTCTACTCCACTTTTGTAGAAAGGTTTGTAAGTAATCTAGGACTCATTATGTTATGTGTGGAGCGCAATTAATAAATGGAAAATTGGAAGAATGAATGAGTCACACTACACAGTACATGATGCTGACTTCTCTTCGCAGCTATATCTGGCAGCACCTGGAGATTGGCTATGTGCAGGGCATGTGTGACCTGCTAGCTCCCCTCCTTGTCATTATGGATGATGGTGAGTTAATGCTGTGAGTCAAGGCTGTGAGCTGTGTTGTGttcctccctcactctcctccttggtagTTGTGATATTGATTCTGCGATGGCCGCAAAATGTGTCAACCTTCAAGATCATTTTTGCTTCTTAAATTTGATTTGTCTTGATCAGTACTTTTTTAAAGGGGGGCTGAACTCACCTATTCCGCATGTGTTTTTCTGCTGCTCATTaagaaaaaaaaatgatttgCATCATGTGGTTCAATGTGGGTGTGTTATGTTCGCTATAATGTACCCTGGCAGTTACTGTTGTTTGTCTCTATTGAGTAACGGTAGCAACATTTCgccctcaaaatagtcagaattaatataagataaatcaagaaatctgtaattaatttAGACGTTTTTGCCAAGGTGGTCTTAGttgtgcaattttacatctatctaaggtgcagtatttctcaagttaaaaaaaactttatgaaaactagtagtgcactacagaaagTATCGAGTCAGCTGCTACTGCGCTCTGAACTGATTTCTGAGAACGTGTCTACAACTTATCATTAGCAAGCTGTCAAATTATCGTAAATAGAGCACAAGCTACACACTGTTTATCAGTGGCTTTTGTTTTTTTCTTaaataaccatctgtcttatgtaactataccaaacgtaacatatcatactaatttgagtgtcttggatttacatttactatgttatgtcgaGTCTATGAGAACAGGCTGGGAAGAGACCACTCCTATCAGGATAGAAATGCTTCACCATATGTTGAAAGTGTCACTCAGAATGGCTGTGTATTTATTGGCGTTTACCTTGCCCTCTAAGGGGTTGAGTGGCCTTAAACCAGGAAAATGCACCCCATACCATAACAGAGCTGCCAGATCCCCCATTTacacaagtgtttcctttattttggcagttacctgtagcagGCACATTGAGCAGGCAGGCCACGTTAGATGAATCAGCTTATCAAGTCACTGGCGAGTGACAAAGTGCGTCAGTGTAATTTTGTTGTTCAACTATTACCGTAGTGTGCGTCCGTCTGGCAGGGTTTTTTATGCTCATGAATGGGTTGACAAGTGGCAGTTGGGAAGCAAGTGCACATTGTCTCAATTCTCATTTGCCCACAACAGTGGCAGACTAGAGTGATCACTATCAAACAGATCAGCAAGTTGCCACTTGATAAAGGGCTTTATCGTGCATCGATGTGACACACTGATATGACGCCACCACGTCAGAAAATAATGCTGGGTTCTTGTTACAAGACGGTCATGGAGTAAAGACATGTTGAAGTTTACCTCGAATCCAGTTGATTCAATTCAGTATAATATCCTAACTTAGCACAAGTTGTAAGTATATGATTGAACAATGGCGACGAGGATAATGTTTGAAAACGATAATTAAATCTGAAAAGTGAGTTAAAGGGTCGACAAGATGGAAAGCACCGCGCCAAAGTTTGACTGCTACAGTGAACCTGCTACGCTGACGTTCTGCTCTtgagcaaggtagttaacccccaacaataaCTGCTCTCTGGGCACCGatgatgtggatgtcgattaaggcagtcccctgcacctctctgattcaaaggggttggattaaatgtggaagacacatttcggttgaatgcattcagttgtacaactgactaggcatcCCCCTTTCCATTGTGCCACAAGTGAACACGGCATTCGCGAGACTGACACAGAAAACTGGTGGGACAGTTCAGCAATTTGTTACTCATCTTAGACAAGCAGCTAAGGACTGTGACTTTGCTGGAGATAAGGACAATCAGATTAGAGGTGCCATACTGAGCAAGTGTTATACAGAATATTTGCGGCAAAAGCTATTGGAGGAGGGCCCTAGGCTAACATTAGCGCGGTTACTCGAGCCACAATGTGAAAGAACTGAAGTGCAAATGTCCACCATGCATGTGAGTACAGATGCGAAGGATGATGAGATCATGCTTACAACAAGGAAGGGAAatatctcccgggtggcgcagtggtctagggcactgcatcgcagtgctaactgcgccaccagagtctctgggttagcgcccaggctctgtcgcagccggccgcgaccgggaggtccgtggggcgatgcacaattggcatagcgtcgtccggggtagggagggtttggccggtagggatatccttgtctcatcgcgctccagcgactcctgtggcgggccgggcgcattgcgcgccaaccaagggggccaggtacacggtgtttcctccgacacattggtgcggctggcttccgggttggaggcgcgctgtgttaagaagcagtacggctggttgggttgtgcttcggaggacgcatggctttcgaccttcgtctctcccgagcccgtacgggagttgtagcgatgagacaaggtagtaattactagtgattggataccacgaaaattggggagaaaatgggataaaaaaattaaaaaaattaaaaaaggaaGGGAATATCACAAACGGGACAGAGACAGAATGTAGATGGAAAATACAAATCAGAGAAAGTTTGCTACCTTTGTGGACATGATCATTTTGCAAAGGACCCTGCTTATTCATGAATGCGGGCAGACCTGCAAGAAATGTAACGGAAAGGATACTTTTGCAAAAATGTGCAAGACCAAAGATAACTCGAAACAGATTGTGAAATGTGTTGATTCAGAGGAACAAAACAGAGACTATGCATCTGTGCTTGAGAACTGTAACTCAGATAGGATCACGTTCTCAGTGGGAGGGGACAATTTATTAATGTTAATTGATTCTTGGGCCACAACTAACATGGTAGATGAGAGCACATGGGAAAAGCTGAAAGCCACAGAAATCAGGTGTCGTTTATCACTGACTGATAAAAAGCTATATGTATACTCATCAAACGAGCCAATACCAGTGAAAGGAGTTTTCACATGCTAAATAAAGCTAGGCAAGCGCAGCACACAGACTGAGTTCACGTATGTCAAgtattattgaagtgttgtggttgcagatTTACCTGACACATCTAAAGCATTTtcggccaccaagtgctaacagtcagtatctaaataatatgtgtgaaatgcttgatagtgtatgtgatgtaaacagagaggtcttgtcacgacttccaccgaagtcgtttCCTCTCCTTGTGCGGGCAGTGTTCGGCGGTCAGCgccaccggtcttctagccatcggcgatccatttttaattttccatttgttttgtcttgttttcctacacacctggtttcaatttccCTCATttattgttgtgtatttaaccctctattcccccccatgtctttgtgtggaattgtttattgtaagtgcttgtgcacatgttactggtgcgcgtcgggttttgtacccatgtttGTTTATTTCGTTGTGCCGTTGGTTTTacaattaaactgctccggctattacccagttctgctctcctgcgtctgacttccctgccaccagttacgcaccccttacagaatTCCACACCAAccatatggagtcagcaggagcaggtgccCCTGGTATAGGGGCCAAGGAGCGCGTCCTGGAGCAAGAGGCGATGATCCACCATCTCGGCGCCGCCCTGGACCGCGTTGTCCACaccatggaccgctgggagagacagggaggtccTCCAGCACCTCCCCCAGCACAACAGGGGCCTCCACTACTCACTCCTTCTGCACCCGGTTCCAGTGGGATTCGCCTCCCCCTCCCCGGGGAGTACGGTGGGACGGCTGCCCGCTGCCAGGGTTTCCTGCTGCAGTTGGATTTATACCTGGcaaccgtccacccggctccttcaGGCTGCgagagggtgtccgccctcaTTTCATGCCTCTCGgtgaaagccctggagtgggccaacgccgtgtgGGTGGAAGGAGATGCGGTGCTGGACcactttgaggagttcacccgttTCCGGGCAGTCTTCGACCACCTGCCCGAGGGCAGAGTGGCGGGTGAACGTCTTTTCCACCtgcggcaggggacgaggagcgcacaggagTTCGCTTTGGACTTTCGGACCCTGGCCTCCGGagcgggatggaacgacagggccctgatcgaccactatcgCTGCAGTTTACGCGAAGACGACCGTCGAGAGTTGGCCTGCAAGGACACCACCCTtaccttcgaccagctggtggacctgtccattcggctggataacctgctggctacccgcggacgtCCAGATCTGGGTCTGTtggttccatcccccagcaccaccgCTCCGATGCCCATGGATTTGGGAGGTGCTGCGctcagggagaccggaggaggtTCCGTCTCGGGCACCATCTGTGGctgcagaggtcacactgccggtcggtgccggcTTGGTTCCTCTGGGGGTCGAGGCAgtaggcagggcactctggcatcaccccaggtgagaaggcaccattctcacccagaaCCCTCTGTTGCACACATGTTTTTGTTCGTCACTTTtactgagttttccccgcattcccagcataaggcgctcgtcgattcaggcgcggctgggaattttattgacagatcatttgcccatagtttagggatccccattgttcctgtGGCTACGCCCTTCCCAGTTCACGCCTTAGATAGtcaaccattagggtcagggttgattagggaggccaccgctcctctgggcatggtgacgcaggggggtcacacGGAGAGAGTCTCTTTCTCATTGACTCTCCTGGATTtcccgtggtgctaggcctaccctggttagcttgtcatgaCCCCACTGCTTCATGGCTacggagggctctcacggggtgaaCGCGAGAGGGctcggggaggtgtttaggggtttccgtaggtgctactacggtggaaagtccagaccaggtctccaccgtgcgcattcccccagaatatgacgatttggctctcgccttctccaaaaagaaggcgactcaattaccaccccatcgatgGGGGGATTGtacgataaatctcctggtagacgctgcacttcccaggagtcatgtgtatcctctgtcacaggcagagacggtggctatggaaacatatgtctccgaatccctgcgtcaggggtacattcggtcctccacttcccccgcctcctcgagtttcttttttgtgaagaaggagggaggtctgcacccgtgtattgactatcgaggtctTAATCAGATAactgtgaggtacagttacccgctacctcttattGCCActgcgattgagtcaatgcacgggccgcgcttcttcaccaaacttgATCTCAGGAGTACTTACAACCTGGTACGTATCCAGGAGGGAGACGGGTGGAAGACGGCATTCAGTTTGACCTCAGGGCATTATCAGGACCTCAGtgcctcgtcatgccgtacgggttgatgaatgctccatcagtcttccaagcctttgtagacaagattttcagCGACCTGCACGGGCAgtgtgtggtggtgtatattgatgacattctgatatactgcgctacacgcgccgagcatgtgtccctgttgcgcaaagtgcttggtcgactgttggagcatgacctgtacgccaaggctgagaaatgtctgttttccCAACAGtttgtctccttcctagggtaccgcatttccacctcaggggtggagatggagagtgaccgcatctcagccgtgcgtaattggccgactcccaccacggtaaaggaggtgcagtggtttctagggtttgccaattactaccggaggtttatccggggttttggtcaggtagtggctcccattacctcactgctgaagggaggaccggtaCGTTTGCGGTGGTTTgcggtacgccaccgaagctccaccCCTGTGCCGCCTTCTCaaggaagctcagcccggcggagcgaaactatgacgtgggggaccgggagctgttggctgtcgttaAGGctttgaaggtgtggagacattggcttgagggggctaaacacccttttctcatctggactgaccaccgcaatctggagtacatccggtcggcgaggagactgaaccctcgccaggcaaggtgggccatgtttttcacccggtttgttttcaccctttcctacagaccaggttcccagaactgtaaggcagacgcactgtcccggctgtatgacacagaggagcggcccatggatcccacccccatactcccgacctcctgcctggtggcgccggtagtgtaAGAGCTGGACGCGGATATTGAGCAGGCGTTGCGTGCTgagcccgctcccctccagtgtcccgctgggcgtctgtacgttccgtctgctgtccgtgaccggctgatctattgggcccacacgtcaccctcctctggtcatccaggcatcggtcggacggtgcgctgtttgagtgggaagtactggtggcccactttggctaaggacgtgagggtgtATGTATCCTcttgctcggtgtgcgcccagtgtaaggcacCTGCGCAGAGGTAATCTAcgccccttacccgttccacagcgGCCATGGTCACACCTGCCGATCGATTTCCTGACCGATCTTCTCCTATCACAgggaaacaccacgatcctggatgttgtggatcgtttctctaagtcctgccgtctcctcccactgcccggtctccctacggccctacagactgcggaggccttgtttacacacgtcttccggcactacggggtgcctgaggacatagtgtctgatcggggtccccaattcacttcgagggtctggagagcgttcatggaacgtctgggggtctcgatcagccttacctcgggttttcaccccgagagtaatgggcaggtggagagagtaaaccaggatgtgggtaggtttctgaggtcttattgccaggaccggccgggggagtgagcagcgttcgtgccctgggcagagatggcccagaacttgctccgccactcctccactaacctctcccccttccagtgcgtactggggtatcggccggttctggctccttggcatcagagtcagaccgaggctcctgcggtggacgccGGGTTCCGGCGCGTGGAGGAAACATGGGACGCCGCCCATGTTCACCTTCAGCACGCcatgctgcgccagaaagccgGCACAGACCGTCACCGCAGTTAGGCCCCGGTGTTTGCAccaggggaccgggtctggctctcgacccgaaacctgcccctccgcctgccctgccagaAGCTGGGTCCGTGGTTTGTGGGGctatttaaagtcctgaggagactgaacaaggtgagttacagcttcccccagattaccgtattaacccctcgttccatgtgtctctcctcaggccggcggtggctggcccgctccaggagtctgaggtgcgggaggttcctccgccccctctggacatcgagggggccccagCGTACTCCGTTCGATCCATACTGGATttgagacgtcgggcgaggggccttcagtacctcgtggactgggaggggtacggtccggaggagagatgctgggttccggtggaggacgtgttggacccttcaatgctgcgggagttccaccgtctccgtccggatcgccctgctcctcgccctccgggtcgtccccgaggccgatgtcaagggggggtactgtcacgacttccaccgaagttgtttcctctccttgttcaggcggtgTTCGGCAGtcggcgtcaccggtcttctagccatcgtcgatccatt is drawn from Salvelinus fontinalis isolate EN_2023a chromosome 4, ASM2944872v1, whole genome shotgun sequence and contains these coding sequences:
- the LOC129853198 gene encoding small G protein signaling modulator 1-like isoform X3; the encoded protein is MEAIPGYLSLHQTAHIMTLKWTPNQLMNGSVGDLDYEHSVYWDYAMTIRLEEIVYLHCHQQVDTGGTVVLVSQDGIQRPPLRFPRGGHLLQFLSCLENGLLPHGQLDPPLWSQRGKGKVFPKLRNRCSQGSSDSVSDKEEDEATDYVFRILFPNSQSEFVAPELMDQEANIWQPTTRKSSCSSCTQCSFSDGGPPNGCNHERAPLKLLCDQMKYQIISRAFYGWLAYCRHLSTVRTHLSALVNHTIVTPDAPGDALGGLTAEVWQRFLQDCTAYKEQELLRLVYFGGVDPSLRKEVWPFLLGHYQFGMSEADRKEVDEQVRACYEQTMSEWLGCEAIVRQREKEQHAAALAKCSSISASVDNPSTVQRMMHRDSSVSNESSQSCCSDRQSLARLQSDSDSSTQVFESVEEVEQIETEPKSEEAKPVPKIPNGGGLPNVASSPDSGHPSSRNFSVTSCMSDHSLSTEDSTVPDTNPKTTISTPPQLAPGQQIPVKAHQEVLEADDPNFQPLALQDEKDLQAKDLPDKEEKEKEESVTEVAQDTEDIKTEDPEVKMGKNPETAEDRAADPAELESLKIEGKTSMTLSNEKDEVRTSEKEDSKLPEAEVDAVKETVESKTREAKEPDAEVMKMLDGEPTMQVHTEEMQSMEPGETGETKENKGPEPESVDPEENKTSQANHREPKGENTLISTVTAEAMEDTASEMDDERTSDTGSGETKSAETTEVKEANATNVEKTETEKEVEANQTFKSEEVVETKVYKTVSPEEVAEAKVEEIKESEEVGKREEKTILSEAKLPESKKNKSPVAETRVGRAMDSTTKLEEALATTESDESPSGIEMEEISSAKFSMALPWDRKFLCESSGIGAALSEGSVHHLELRLEENEKCKPSPEGTESIMSEEPEMESLFPKFEFLTLGGELKISPVPSIGTTYSQELLDMYTINLHRIEKDVQRCDRNYWYFTPANLEKLRNIMCSYIWQHLEIGYVQGMCDLLAPLLVIMDDEAMAFSCFTELMKRMNQNFPHGGAMDTHFANMRSLIQILDSEIFELMHQNGDYTHFYFCYRWFLLDLKRELVYDDVFAVWETIWAAKDTSSGHFVLFIALALVEVYRDIILENNMDFTDIIKFFNEMAEHHNIKQILTLARDLVCKVQTLIENK